The following are encoded together in the Macadamia integrifolia cultivar HAES 741 unplaced genomic scaffold, SCU_Mint_v3 scaffold1718, whole genome shotgun sequence genome:
- the LOC122064707 gene encoding protein SIEVE ELEMENT OCCLUSION B-like isoform X2 has protein sequence MAPQQQHSEGHDQFTTSDDNVMIKQILATHANHNFHKVDLRPHLQIIKKIVQHSTTLECTNVHDEEVSSHMESLDEKIRKVDFVGMLESLAYTIHKISNEISCKCFGGGDAHWTTVELLKSLSKFSWDAKVVVALAAFGVTYGEFWLVVELYQTHPLAKSIALLKQLPDIFEQLEKLKPRFEALWSLIKAMLDVTKCIVQFHELPPQYISPNQPPMLVATALIPTAVYWTIRSVVACVSDVIGLIGLDHKYVIYISPSLPSPLFIHLCLSIPFTVEAGELSNLEHKVNKIHEHLTKQLEICNQHVDEMKELEAYNPLVQLFETSQVDNMNILKALIPASKDDLRPLVYGPTRTRFGIEVLRYKWSLLLISDLYISREEFTIFNQIMCEMRWYVKQKTEILGLQRIIGRFESGFQVVWIPVVDKTLPWTETMQRDYDRLQATMPEYSVHQPSLINPGVIKYFKEMWHFNKKPILVVLNGLGKVENPNALHMLWIWRSFAFNFSSNQEKELWSSETWRLEFLVDGIDEDILRWVKEEEQFICLYGGEDIIG, from the exons ATGGCGCCGCAGCAGCAACACAGTGAGGGTCACGATCAATTCACCACCTCAGATGACAATGTAATGATAAAGCAGATCTTGGCCACCCATGCTAATCATAATTTCCACAAGGTCGACCTCAGGCCCCATCTCCAAATCATTAAGAAAATCGTCCAGCACTCCACCACTCTCGAATGCACCAATGTTCAC GACGAGGAAGTTTCTTCACACATGGAAAGCTTGGACGAGAAGATCCGAAAGGTCGACTTCGTAGGTATGCTTGAATCACTGGCTTACACTATACACAAGATCTCCAATGAG ATATCGTGCAAGTGCTTTGGGGGTGGAGATGCACACTGGACAACAGTGGAATTGTTGAAGTCCCTATCAAAATTCTCTTGGGATGCCAAGGTGGTGGTGGCCTTGGCCGCCTTTGGAGTCACCTATGGGGAGTTTTGGTTGGTGGTGGAACTCTATCAGACACACCCTTTGGCCAAATCCATAGCACTACTAAAGCAATTACCTGACATATTTGAGCAATTGGAGAAATTGAAGCCTAGGTTTGAAGCTCTTTGGAGCCTTATCAAAGCCATGCTCGATGTGACCAAGTGCATCGTCCAATTCCATGAGCTGCCACCTCAATACATCTCCCCTAACCAACCACCAATGTTGGTGGCCACCGCCCTCATCCCCACTGCTGTTTACTGGACCATTAGGAGTGTCGTTGCCTGTGTATCCGATGTTATTGGCCTTATTGGTTTGGATCACAAGTATGTAATTTACATATCTCCCTCTCTACCTTCTCCACTGTTCATTCACCTTTGTTT ATCTATTCCCTTCACTGTTGAGGCTGGTGAGCTGTCCAACTTAGAACACAAGGTCAACAAAATACATGAACACCTAACCAAGCAACTCGAAATTTGCAATCAGCATGTTG ATGAGATGAAAGAGCTCGAAGCTTATAACCCTCTAGTACAACTGTTTGAAACGAGTCAGGTGGACAACATGAATATTCTCAAAGCATTGATTCCCGCTAGCAAGGATGATTTGCGGCCGCTTGTTTATGGGCCCACTAGAACAAGg TTTGGCATTGAAGTGCTCAGATATAAATGGTCGTTGTTGTTGATATCGGACTTGTACATCTCTCGAGAAGAATTTACGATTTTTAACCAGATCATGTGCGAGATGAGGTGGTACGTGaaacaaaaaactgaaattttgggtCTCCAAAGGATCATCGGTCGGTTTGAGTCTGGTTTCCAAGTGGTGTGGATCCCCGTGGTGGACAAGACTCTCCCATGGACCGAAACCATGCAGAGAGACTATGATCGATTGCAGGCCACTATGCCGGAGTACTCGGTTCACCAACCTTCTTTGATCAATCCAGGAGTGATTAAATACTTCAAGGAGATGTGGCACTTCAACAAGAAGCCAATCTTGGTGGTTTTGAATGGATTGGGTAAGGTTGAGAACCCCAACGCCCTCCATATGTTGTGGATCTGGAGAAGCTTTGCCTTCAATTTCTCCAGCAACCAGGAGAAAGAACTCTGGAGTTCAGAGACCTGGAGACTTGAATTCTTGGTTGATGGCATTGATGAAGATATACTCCGTTGG GTGAAGGAGGAAGAACAATTCATTTGCTTATATGGAGGAGAAGATATAATTGGATAA
- the LOC122064707 gene encoding protein SIEVE ELEMENT OCCLUSION B-like isoform X1, whose translation MAPQQQHSEGHDQFTTSDDNVMIKQILATHANHNFHKVDLRPHLQIIKKIVQHSTTLECTNVHDEEVSSHMESLDEKIRKVDFVGMLESLAYTIHKISNEISCKCFGGGDAHWTTVELLKSLSKFSWDAKVVVALAAFGVTYGEFWLVVELYQTHPLAKSIALLKQLPDIFEQLEKLKPRFEALWSLIKAMLDVTKCIVQFHELPPQYISPNQPPMLVATALIPTAVYWTIRSVVACVSDVIGLIGLDHKYVIYISPSLPSPLFIHLCLSIPFTVEAGELSNLEHKVNKIHEHLTKQLEICNQHVDEMKELEAYNPLVQLFETSQVDNMNILKALIPASKDDLRPLVYGPTRTRFGIEVLRYKWSLLLISDLYISREEFTIFNQIMCEMRWYVKQKTEILGLQRIIGRFESGFQVVWIPVVDKTLPWTETMQRDYDRLQATMPEYSVHQPSLINPGVIKYFKEMWHFNKKPILVVLNGLGKVENPNALHMLWIWRSFAFNFSSNQEKELWSSETWRLEFLVDGIDEDILRWKKNNYFLQVKEEEQFICLYGGEDIIG comes from the exons ATGGCGCCGCAGCAGCAACACAGTGAGGGTCACGATCAATTCACCACCTCAGATGACAATGTAATGATAAAGCAGATCTTGGCCACCCATGCTAATCATAATTTCCACAAGGTCGACCTCAGGCCCCATCTCCAAATCATTAAGAAAATCGTCCAGCACTCCACCACTCTCGAATGCACCAATGTTCAC GACGAGGAAGTTTCTTCACACATGGAAAGCTTGGACGAGAAGATCCGAAAGGTCGACTTCGTAGGTATGCTTGAATCACTGGCTTACACTATACACAAGATCTCCAATGAG ATATCGTGCAAGTGCTTTGGGGGTGGAGATGCACACTGGACAACAGTGGAATTGTTGAAGTCCCTATCAAAATTCTCTTGGGATGCCAAGGTGGTGGTGGCCTTGGCCGCCTTTGGAGTCACCTATGGGGAGTTTTGGTTGGTGGTGGAACTCTATCAGACACACCCTTTGGCCAAATCCATAGCACTACTAAAGCAATTACCTGACATATTTGAGCAATTGGAGAAATTGAAGCCTAGGTTTGAAGCTCTTTGGAGCCTTATCAAAGCCATGCTCGATGTGACCAAGTGCATCGTCCAATTCCATGAGCTGCCACCTCAATACATCTCCCCTAACCAACCACCAATGTTGGTGGCCACCGCCCTCATCCCCACTGCTGTTTACTGGACCATTAGGAGTGTCGTTGCCTGTGTATCCGATGTTATTGGCCTTATTGGTTTGGATCACAAGTATGTAATTTACATATCTCCCTCTCTACCTTCTCCACTGTTCATTCACCTTTGTTT ATCTATTCCCTTCACTGTTGAGGCTGGTGAGCTGTCCAACTTAGAACACAAGGTCAACAAAATACATGAACACCTAACCAAGCAACTCGAAATTTGCAATCAGCATGTTG ATGAGATGAAAGAGCTCGAAGCTTATAACCCTCTAGTACAACTGTTTGAAACGAGTCAGGTGGACAACATGAATATTCTCAAAGCATTGATTCCCGCTAGCAAGGATGATTTGCGGCCGCTTGTTTATGGGCCCACTAGAACAAGg TTTGGCATTGAAGTGCTCAGATATAAATGGTCGTTGTTGTTGATATCGGACTTGTACATCTCTCGAGAAGAATTTACGATTTTTAACCAGATCATGTGCGAGATGAGGTGGTACGTGaaacaaaaaactgaaattttgggtCTCCAAAGGATCATCGGTCGGTTTGAGTCTGGTTTCCAAGTGGTGTGGATCCCCGTGGTGGACAAGACTCTCCCATGGACCGAAACCATGCAGAGAGACTATGATCGATTGCAGGCCACTATGCCGGAGTACTCGGTTCACCAACCTTCTTTGATCAATCCAGGAGTGATTAAATACTTCAAGGAGATGTGGCACTTCAACAAGAAGCCAATCTTGGTGGTTTTGAATGGATTGGGTAAGGTTGAGAACCCCAACGCCCTCCATATGTTGTGGATCTGGAGAAGCTTTGCCTTCAATTTCTCCAGCAACCAGGAGAAAGAACTCTGGAGTTCAGAGACCTGGAGACTTGAATTCTTGGTTGATGGCATTGATGAAGATATACTCCGTTGG aagaaaaataattattttttgcaGGTGAAGGAGGAAGAACAATTCATTTGCTTATATGGAGGAGAAGATATAATTGGATAA
- the LOC122064707 gene encoding protein SIEVE ELEMENT OCCLUSION B-like isoform X3 produces the protein MAPQQQHSEGHDQFTTSDDNVMIKQILATHANHNFHKVDLRPHLQIIKKIVQHSTTLECTNVHDEEVSSHMESLDEKIRKVDFVGMLESLAYTIHKISNEISCKCFGGGDAHWTTVELLKSLSKFSWDAKVVVALAAFGVTYGEFWLVVELYQTHPLAKSIALLKQLPDIFEQLEKLKPRFEALWSLIKAMLDVTKCIVQFHELPPQYISPNQPPMLVATALIPTAVYWTIRSVVACVSDVIGLIGLDHKSIPFTVEAGELSNLEHKVNKIHEHLTKQLEICNQHVDEMKELEAYNPLVQLFETSQVDNMNILKALIPASKDDLRPLVYGPTRTRFGIEVLRYKWSLLLISDLYISREEFTIFNQIMCEMRWYVKQKTEILGLQRIIGRFESGFQVVWIPVVDKTLPWTETMQRDYDRLQATMPEYSVHQPSLINPGVIKYFKEMWHFNKKPILVVLNGLGKVENPNALHMLWIWRSFAFNFSSNQEKELWSSETWRLEFLVDGIDEDILRWKKNNYFLQVKEEEQFICLYGGEDIIG, from the exons ATGGCGCCGCAGCAGCAACACAGTGAGGGTCACGATCAATTCACCACCTCAGATGACAATGTAATGATAAAGCAGATCTTGGCCACCCATGCTAATCATAATTTCCACAAGGTCGACCTCAGGCCCCATCTCCAAATCATTAAGAAAATCGTCCAGCACTCCACCACTCTCGAATGCACCAATGTTCAC GACGAGGAAGTTTCTTCACACATGGAAAGCTTGGACGAGAAGATCCGAAAGGTCGACTTCGTAGGTATGCTTGAATCACTGGCTTACACTATACACAAGATCTCCAATGAG ATATCGTGCAAGTGCTTTGGGGGTGGAGATGCACACTGGACAACAGTGGAATTGTTGAAGTCCCTATCAAAATTCTCTTGGGATGCCAAGGTGGTGGTGGCCTTGGCCGCCTTTGGAGTCACCTATGGGGAGTTTTGGTTGGTGGTGGAACTCTATCAGACACACCCTTTGGCCAAATCCATAGCACTACTAAAGCAATTACCTGACATATTTGAGCAATTGGAGAAATTGAAGCCTAGGTTTGAAGCTCTTTGGAGCCTTATCAAAGCCATGCTCGATGTGACCAAGTGCATCGTCCAATTCCATGAGCTGCCACCTCAATACATCTCCCCTAACCAACCACCAATGTTGGTGGCCACCGCCCTCATCCCCACTGCTGTTTACTGGACCATTAGGAGTGTCGTTGCCTGTGTATCCGATGTTATTGGCCTTATTGGTTTGGATCACAA ATCTATTCCCTTCACTGTTGAGGCTGGTGAGCTGTCCAACTTAGAACACAAGGTCAACAAAATACATGAACACCTAACCAAGCAACTCGAAATTTGCAATCAGCATGTTG ATGAGATGAAAGAGCTCGAAGCTTATAACCCTCTAGTACAACTGTTTGAAACGAGTCAGGTGGACAACATGAATATTCTCAAAGCATTGATTCCCGCTAGCAAGGATGATTTGCGGCCGCTTGTTTATGGGCCCACTAGAACAAGg TTTGGCATTGAAGTGCTCAGATATAAATGGTCGTTGTTGTTGATATCGGACTTGTACATCTCTCGAGAAGAATTTACGATTTTTAACCAGATCATGTGCGAGATGAGGTGGTACGTGaaacaaaaaactgaaattttgggtCTCCAAAGGATCATCGGTCGGTTTGAGTCTGGTTTCCAAGTGGTGTGGATCCCCGTGGTGGACAAGACTCTCCCATGGACCGAAACCATGCAGAGAGACTATGATCGATTGCAGGCCACTATGCCGGAGTACTCGGTTCACCAACCTTCTTTGATCAATCCAGGAGTGATTAAATACTTCAAGGAGATGTGGCACTTCAACAAGAAGCCAATCTTGGTGGTTTTGAATGGATTGGGTAAGGTTGAGAACCCCAACGCCCTCCATATGTTGTGGATCTGGAGAAGCTTTGCCTTCAATTTCTCCAGCAACCAGGAGAAAGAACTCTGGAGTTCAGAGACCTGGAGACTTGAATTCTTGGTTGATGGCATTGATGAAGATATACTCCGTTGG aagaaaaataattattttttgcaGGTGAAGGAGGAAGAACAATTCATTTGCTTATATGGAGGAGAAGATATAATTGGATAA
- the LOC122064706 gene encoding hyccin: MSVRSSYDASKFNSEESIARAHSAIESLSSILGDLPPFLSSENPASYLLHDIELAAKISSHLRQPNSGAGNNPLCRWLYDTFQSSDPNLQLVVLRFLPIISGIYLSRAISRKPLAGFEAVLLALYAHETTSRAGQAITVTIPCLSRSSIYHESKVSTNTNASGLNIAVLSPSLEPHGTVRATKRARIVGVALELYFSKISLMPIGSKIDFCEFCVAWAGQDGDMFKGIEDDKEQCSSSNEDEGVVNGGGNVSNREGEEKGGRIPLPWDLLQPILRVLGHCLVGPNNSEELTQAALAASRSLYARALHDVNPRVILATESLLKLGRIALDSTDKTDPTDIFTEDNVITL; encoded by the coding sequence atGTCTGTCCGTAGCTCCTATGATGCTTCAAAATTCAACTCTGAGGAATCAATTGCTAGAGCCCATTCAGCCATTGAATCGCTCTCTTCCATCCTTGGTGATCTACCTCCTTTTCTCTCCTCGGAAAACCCTGCCTCCTATCTCCTCCATGACATTGAACTTGCAGCCAAGATCTCATCACATCTCCGGCAACCCAATTCCGGTGCCGGCAATAACCCCCTTTGCCGATGGCTTTACGACACATTCCAATCCTCTGATCCAAATCTTCAACTAGTTGTATTAAGGTTCTTGCCAATCATCTCTGGAATTTACCTCTCTAGAGCCATTTCTCGAAAGCCCTTAGCCGGATTTGAGGCTGTACTATTAGCTCTCTATGCCCATGAGACCACATCAAGAGCTGGCCAAGCAATCACAGTTACCATCCCATGCCTTTCACGTTCAAGCATATATCATGAATCCAAAGTGTCTACCAATACCAATGCTAGTGGTCTCAATATAGCTGTTTTGTCACCAAGCCTAGAGCCCCATGGCACTGTTAGAGCAACAAAGAGGGCTCGTATTGTTGGTGTGGCCTTGGAGCTTTATTTTTCCAAGATTTCACTCATGCCCATAGGCTCTAAGATTGATTTTTGTGAGTTTTGTGTGGCTTGGGCTGGTCAAGATGGGGATATGTTCAAGGGGATTGAAGATGATAAGGAACAATGTTCTTCTAGTAATGAAGATGAAGGTGTTGTTAATGGTGGAGGAAATGTTTCTaatagagaaggagaggagaaagggggaaggatTCCTCTACCTTGGGATCTTCTACAACCAATTTTGAGGGTATTAGGTCATTGCCTCGTGGGTCCAAATAATTCAGAGGAGCTGACTCAAGCTGCACTTGCTGCCTCTAGGTCTTTATATGCAAGGGCATTGCATGATGTTAACCCTAGAGTGATTCTAGCCACTGAAAGTCTTCTCAAGCTAGGGAGGATAGCATTGGATTCAACTGATAAAACAGATCCAACAGACATCTTTACAGAAGACAATGTCATCACCCTCTAA
- the LOC122064705 gene encoding cysteine-rich receptor-like protein kinase 8 — MKINDSNTPTTLLLLLPCLILSYNISCTTANPLLFDCMNQNEYLPNSAFESNLKLLLSTISSNTTLLSKGFYNYSVGTGTNQVFGLALCRANFILEDCQTCLEIASREILYLCPKKQKGIIWYDYCQLHYSYQRFFSQMVYAGKLPPWNVHQRNVSNPVQFSKIWKDLLHKLISQVASNSSELKFATEVATIPGNGKVRGRVECASDIYSEDCVHCLEFSLKDLYGCCSSRQGGMVLGSSCNLMFQISTINDEEISHNSPPTNIESQTSTLMLHRNMPQGDRVDDLLELPSINFEAVKVATRSFSNSNKLGQGGFGTVYKGMLPDGKEIAVKRLSRRSQQGLEEFKNEVILIAKLQHRNLVRLLGSGIKGEEKLLIYEFMPNISLDAFIFDPLKRSQLDWRTRHNIIDGIARGLLYLHEGSRVKIIHRDLKTSNILLDNEMTAKISDFGMARIFCEEQNTTNTKRIVGTYGYMSPEYAMEGIFSAKSDVFSFGVILLEIISGKRNNSYLEKNGQTLLTYLWRLREEGKELDFVDPLLSSSCPRTEVLLRYIHIGLLCVQRDPADRPTVSEVIVMLDTDSRDLMQEHG, encoded by the exons atgaagatTAATGACAGCAACACGCCTACTACTCTGCTCTTATTGCTCCCATGCCTTATCTTGTCCTATAATATCTCATGTACTACTGCAAATCCCCTTCTTTTTGACTGTATGAATCAAAATGAATATCTACCCAATAGCGCATTTGAATCTAACCTGAAGCTCCTTCTCTCTACCATTTCTTCAAACACTACCCTTCTCTCCAAAGGTTTCTACAACTATTCAGTGGGCACTGGCACCAACCAAGTCTTTGGACTTGCCCTCTGTAGAGCCAATTTTATCCTTGAGGATTGTCAAACTTGTCTAGAGATTGCGAGTAGAGAGATCCTCTATTTGTGTCCTAAGAAGCAAAAGGGCATCATCTGGTATGATTATTGCCAGTTACACTATTCTTACCAGAGGTTCTTCTCCCAGATGGTATATGCCGGAAAATTGCCTCCCTGGAATGTTCATCAACGAAACGTGTCGAACCCAGTTCAGTTTTCTAAGATTTGGAAGGATTTGCTCCATAAACTTATTAGCCAGGTCGCATCAAATTCTTCTGAACTTAAGTTTGCTACTGAAGTGGCTACTATCCCTGGAAATGGTAAGGTACGTGGTCGTGTGGAGTGTGCTTCTGATATATATAGTGAAGACTGTGTACACTGCCTTGAATTTTCCTTGAAAGACCTCTATGGATGTTGTTCTTCGCGTCAAGGAGGAATGGTTCTTGGCAGTAGCTGCAATTTGATGTTCCAAATTTCAACTATAAATG ATGAAGAAATAAGCCATAATTCACCACCAACTAACATTGAATCTCAGACTAGTACATTAATGTTGCACAGGAATATGCCGCAAGGGGATCGAGTCGATGATTTGTTGGAGTTGCCCTCGATTAATTTTGAAGCTGTAAAAGTTGCTACAAGAAGTTTCTCCAATTCAAATAAGCTTGGACAAGGAGGATTTGGTACTGTTTACAAG GGCATGCTACCAGACGGAAAGGAAATAGCTGTGAAAAGGCTTTCAAGGAGGTCACAGCAAGGCTTAGaggagttcaagaatgaagttaTACTAATTGCAAAACTTCAACATCGAAACCTTGTGAGGCTCCTAGGTAGTGGgataaaaggagaagaaaagctACTTATCTATGAGTTCATGCCTAACATCAGCCTCGATGCCTTTATCTTTG ATCCTCTAAAGCGCTCACAACTTGATTGGAGAACACGACATAACATTATTGATGGAATTGCCCGCGGACTTCTTTATCTCCATGAGGGTTCTCGAGTCAAGATCATTCATAGGGATCTCAAAACTAGCAATATTTTATTGGATAATGAGATGACAGCAAAGATTTCAGACTTTGGCATGGCAAGGATCTTTTGCGAAGAGCAAAACACGACTAACACAAAACGAATTGTGGGTACATA TGGTTATATGTCTCCGGAATATGCAATGGAGGGGATATTCTCTGCGAAGTCTGATGTTTTCAGCTTTGGTGTTATATTGCTTGAGATCATAAGTGGGAAAAGAAACAACAGCTACCTTGAgaagaatggtcagaccctcTTGACATAT TTATGGAGACTACGGGAAGAAGGCAAAGAATTGGATTTTGTAGACCCCTTACTGAGCAGCTCATGCCCAAGAACAGAAGTACTGTTGAGATACATCCATATTGGGCTTTTGTGTGTTCAACGCGACCCAGCTGATAGGCCCACCGTGTCAGAGGTCATTGTCATGCTAGACACTGATTCTAGGGATCTTATGCAAGAGCATGGATAA
- the LOC122064698 gene encoding putative receptor-like protein kinase At4g00960 — MSPKYAMDGIFSVKSDVFSFGVILLEIVWRLSDKGKALDFVDPSFISSCSRIEEVLRCIHIGILCVQREAVDRPTMLDVIVMLESDPRDLPQPTEPAFALGRVVVQTNQSSIVICSVNTNVIPQ, encoded by the exons ATGTCTCCAAAATATGCAATGGATGGGATATTTTCGGTGAAGTCTGATGTTTTCAGCTTTGGTGTTATCTTGCTTGAGAta GTATGGAGACTATCGGATAAAGGCAAAGCATTGGATTTTGTAGACCCGTCGTTTATCAGCTCATGCTCAAGAATAGAGGAAGTATTAAGATGCATCCATATTGGGATTTTGTGTGTTCAAAGAGAAGCAGTTGATAGACCCACCATGTTAGATGTTATTGTTATGCTAGAAAGTGATCCTAGAGATCTTCCCCAGCCTACAGAACCTGCATTTGCTTTGGGAAGAGTTGTGGTCCAAACTAATCAATcttccattgtcatttgttctGTAAATACTAATGTCATACCTCAGTGA
- the LOC122064702 gene encoding putative cysteine-rich receptor-like protein kinase 12 — translation MKEMTSKQVCDQNMSQRSELPLIDFDTIKIATDNFSDTNKIGRGGFGTVYKGTLADGKEIAVKRLSRRSWQGLEEFKNEVILIAKLQHRNLMRHLGCAVEEEKLLIYELMPNISLDVFIFGMFFLSLSYFFYFKIYIGIFPY, via the exons ATGAAAGAGATGACTAGCAAACAAGTCTGTGATCAGAATATGTCACAACGATCAGAATTGCCCTTGATTGATTTTGATACAATAAAAATTGCCACAGACAATTTCTCAGATACCAACAAGATTGGACGTGGTGGGTTTGGAACTGTTTACAAG GGGACATTAGCTGATGGAAAGGAAATAGCCGTGAAAAGGCTTTCAAGGAGGTCATGGCAAGGTTTAGaggagttcaagaatgaagttaTACTAATTGCAAAGCTTCAACATCGGAACCTCATGAGGCACCTAGGTTGTGCTGTAGAAGAGGAAAAGCTGCTCATCTATGAGCTCATGCCTAATATCAGCCTTGATGTTTTTATCTTTGGTAtgttcttcctttccctttcatattttttttatttcaagattTATATTGGCATTTTCCCATACTAA